A section of the Paramisgurnus dabryanus chromosome 4, PD_genome_1.1, whole genome shotgun sequence genome encodes:
- the LOC135752368 gene encoding uncharacterized protein, producing the protein MDVMCCKSGTDQGLQDEESTDQTSTESLDSVWNAGEQQQILQTKLKMCSVKLIDFRNLMMKIKTEPTEIKTEPTADEYKDKDSDCHDFIPSDVKSELCLDGEITSSTLSCITGGETLSSQRHLKRHHREQKHHLKKHANERPYQCRECGKTFRNARLLKSHQNIHSEEKPFQFPKHFRHKSHLIVHERLHTGEKPHHCSVCGKRFNQCKYLVIHQRIHTGQKPYKCSQCEKTFSQSASLKAHQRIHTGEKPYKCSHCEKTFTQSGHLKSHERLHTGEKPYQCSQCGMSFTNLNSFRVHQRLHTGEKPYKCSHCEKTFTQSGQLKSHQRVHTGEKPYICSICGERFAHSGSLKHHQKKNTEEQNTLKSS; encoded by the exons ATGGATGTGATGTGTTGTAAATCAGGAACTGATCAGGGCTTACAGGATGAGGAATCTactgatcaaacctccacagagtctctggattctgtctggaacgctggagaacagcagcagatcctgcagaccaaactcaagatgtgttcagtcaaacTCATCGACTTCAGGAACCTCATGATGAAGATTAAAACTGAACCTACAGAAATAAAGACTGAACCTACAGCAGATGAATATAAAGACAAAGACAGTGATTGTCATGATTTTATTCCGTCAG aTGTAAAGAGTGAATTATGTTTGGATGGAGAGATAACGTCCTCGactctttcctgcatcaccGGTGGAGAGACATTGAGCTCACAGagacatttaaagagacaccACAGAGAACAGAAACATCATCTAAAGAAACACGCCAATGAGAGACCGTATCAGTGCCGTGAATGTGGAAAAACCTTTAGGAATGCAAGGTTATTAAAATCACACCAGAATATTCACTCTGAAGAGAAACCCTTTCAATTTCCAAAACATTTCCGTCATAAATCTCATCTGATAGTCCATGAGagacttcacactggagagaaacctcatcactgtagtgtttgtgggaagagatttaatcaatgtaaatatttagTGATTCACCAAAGAATTCATACAGGACAAAAACCGTataaatgctctcagtgtgagaagacGTTTTCTCAATCAGCTTCCTTAAAAGCCCatcagagaattcacactggagaaaaaccttacaaatgctctcattgTGAGAAGACGTTTACTCAGTCAGGTCACTTAAAATCCCATGAGAGACTTCACACTGGCGAGAAACCTTACCAATGCTCTCAGTGTGGAATGAGCTTCACTAATTTAAATTCTTTTAGAGTTCATCAGAGACTTCATActggtgaaaaaccttacaaatgttCTCATTGTGAGAAGACATTTACTCAGTCAGGTCAATTAAAatcccatcagagagttcacactggagagaaaccttatatCTGCTcgatctgtggagagagatttGCTCATTCTGGAAGTCTTAAGCATCATCAGAAGAAAAATACTGAAGAACAAAATACACTGAAATCATCATAG